The following proteins are encoded in a genomic region of Chelmon rostratus isolate fCheRos1 chromosome 3, fCheRos1.pri, whole genome shotgun sequence:
- the LOC121604790 gene encoding endoplasmic reticulum resident protein 27 has protein sequence MLLPLLFSLLVSSVAATEEDGALPRLTDTKAAEAFIDSAEVVVIGFLEGEESHGYQELVAAAKKVDSVPVAICPEKEVWAGYSISSDTITLFRKADNLQENLVLTEAKKLEVDGLVNFIATNEVRYITEYNQMTAVGLFHSTVKSHLLLFANRGTKEYTKLRKRLAALAPEFTGKFLFVLIDGAVKSNSRSLGFFGLKSNDLPRVGIYDSDSDGKWLLPEGEISTERVRDFCQSFLQGDLKEEKQAGAEAKTEL, from the exons ATGCTGCTCCCTCTGTTGTTCTCCCTCCTGGTGTCGTCTGTTGCTGCCACAGAGGAAG ACGGCGCCCTGCCCAGGCTGACTGACACCAAAGCTGCCGAGGCCTTCATCGACTCCGCTGAGGTGGTGGTCATCGGATTcctggag GGAGAGGAGAGTCATGGATATCAGGAGCTCGTTGCAGCTGCCAAGAAAGTCGACTCAGTCCCCGTGGCCATTTGCCCTGAGAAAGAGGTGTGGGCTGGCTACAGCATCTCCTCAGACACCATCACCCTGTTCAGAAAG GCCGACAACCTGCAGGAGAACCTCGTTCTCACCGAAGCCAAGAAGTTAGAAGTCGACGGTCTCGTGAACTTCATCGCCACCAACGAGGTCCGATACATCACAGAGTACAACCAAATG ACGGCAGTGGGCCTGTTCCACTCGACGGTGAAGTCACACCTCCTGCTCTTTGCTAACAGAGGGACAAAAGAATACACAAAGCTCAGGAAGCGACTGGCAGCTCTGGCCCCAGAGTTCACAGGAAAG TTCTTGTTTGTGCTGATTGATGGAGCAGTGAAGTCCAACTCCCGGTCACTGGGCTTCTTCGGCCTCAAGTCGAACGACCTCCCACGAGTTGGGATCTATGATAGTGACTCTGACGGGAAGTGGCTCCTACCTGAGGGAGAGATTTCCACCGAGCGAGTACGGGACTTCTGCCAGTCCTTCCTGCAGGGGGATCTGAAG gaggagaagcaggcAGGAGCAGAAGCCAAAACAGAGCTGTAG